GGGTCCGGGCGGCGGGGACATCAGCTATGCGGCGTACATTGCCCCGGCCCTGTTGGCCGTCTCCGCCATGAACGGTGCTGTCTACGACTCCACCTGGAACGTGTTTTTCAAGATGAACTTCGCCAAGCTTTACCAGGGCATGCTGTACACCTCGCTCGGGCCGCTCGACGTGGCATTGGGCGAGATCTTCCTGGCCCTGCTGCGCGGCCTCCTCTACGCCCTGGGCTTCACTGCAGTGATGGGTGTTATGGGCCTGATCACCACACCATGGGCTCTCCTCATGATCCCCGCCGCCGTGCTGATCGCGTTCGGATTTGCCAGCATCGGGATGGGTATCACGAGCTTCCTGAAGACCTTCCAGCAGATGGACTGGATCAACTTCATCATGCTGCCCATGTTCCTGTTCAGCGCCACGTTCTACCCGCTGAGCGTCTATCCGCAGGCCATCCAGTGGCTCATCCAGGCCATGCCGCTGTGGCACGGGGTGGAACTGCTGCGGCAGATCAGCGTCGGGACCTTCACGGCGGCGACGTCCATCCACATTGGCTACTACCTGCTGATGACCGCCGCAGGCATGCTGCTCACCACCATGCGGCTGCGCCGGCTCTTCCTCAAGTAGCCACTGTTCCCCGGGGGGTGGAAGGCGGCGGGAGCATGCCCGGGCGTTTGAGAGAATGGGTGCATGCAATCTCTGGGCAGCTCCAAGTCAACCTCCAAACCCGCCAGGGGCGGATTCTCCATGTTCCGTATCAGCGGGCCCGGACTCATGGTCCTCGTCACCGCGTTTGTTGTGGCTGTGATCTTCGCGGCCAATCAGAACGACGTCGTAGGCTGGGTGGTTGCCATCATCGCCTTCTTCTGGCTCGCCCTTGCGTCCTTCGTGGTGTTCAGCATCCAGAAGGCCGCCAAGAAAGCCGGAGCAAAGCTGACGGAAGCCCAGAACGCCTTCACCACGGCCGCGGGGCGCGGCCCGTACGCCGGGGCCGACCAGGGCGGAACCCGGATTGTTGCCGAGCGCAGCCACGGGGACGATATCCGCGACCTCAAGCTGGACCACTCCTTCAAGATCGTCCAGGTGCAGATCCGGGTGGTGGAAGAAGAGCGCGCCAAGGGCGCTGCCGCCAACCAGGACACCATCAACCGGGCCCTGGAAACCATCGAGATCACCGCCACGAATGCCAGGGACATGATCAAGTCCTCCGGCAGCGGAGAGCCGGTCACCGGAACCATCATCGACTAGAGTGGAGCGGGTGAGCTCGGCATTGAAGAAGGACCACCTTCGCATCGCATCCGTTAACGTCAACGGCCTTCGGGCTGCCTTCAAGAACGGCATGGCGGCGTGGCTGGAGCCGCGCGAAGTGGACATCCTCTGCCTCCAGGAAGTCCGCGCTCCTGACGCCATCGTCCGGCAGCTGCTGGGCGAAGGCTGGCATATCCTGCACGCAGAGGCAGAGGCCAAGGGCCGCGCCGGCGTCGCCATCGCTTCACGTGAGGAACCGCTGGAAACCCGGAACGGCATCGGTGACGACTACTTCGCCACGGCGGGCCGCTGGGTGGAAGCCGATTTCCGCTTTGCCGATGCAGCCGGGCGCCCTGTCCAGCTCACTGTGGCCAGCGCCTACGTCCACTCGGGCGAGGTAGGCACCCCCAAGCAGGATGACAAGTTCCGGTTCCTGGATGCGATGAGCACGCGCCTGCCTGAATTGACCAAGCACAGCGACCATGCCCTGGTGGTCGGCGACCTCAACGTGGCCCACACGCCCCGGGACATCCGGAACTCGAAGGCCAACATCAAGAAGGCAGGCCACCTGCCGGAGGAACGGGCGTACTTCGACCACTTCCTGGGCGGGGAGGTCGGCTGGCAGGACGTCCACCGCAGCCTTGCCGGCGACGTTGACGGGCCTTACACCTGGTGGTCCCAGCGCGGGAAGGCGTTCGACAACGATACCGGCTGGCGCATCGACTACCACCTGGCCACCCCGGAACTCGCTTCCGCCGCCATCGGGGCGGTTGTTGACAGGGCAGTCTCGTGGGACACCCGCTTCTCCGATCACGCCCCGCTCGTAGTGGACTACCAGCTCTAAGCCCGAAGGTTTCATCCCCATGACTAGCCAGACTTCCCCTGCCCCCAAGAAGCGCATCCTCTCCGGCGCGAAGCCCACCGCGGACTCCCTGCACCTGGGCAACTACATCGGCGCCGTCCGCAACTGGGTGGACATGCAGGCCGAGTACGACGCCGTGTTCTTTATTCCGGACCTGCACGCCATCACCGTGGACTTCGACCCCGCTGAACTGGCCACACGCACGCGTATAGTGGCGGCCCAGTACATCGCAGCAGGTATCGACCCGGACAAGAGCATCTTCTTCGTCCAGTCCCACGTGCCCGAACACGCGCAGCTGGCCTGGGCGCTGAATTGCATCACCGGCTTCGGTGAAGCTTCCCGGATGACCCAGTTCAAGGACAAGACCCAGAAGTCCGGCGCCGACGCCGCCACCCTGGGACTGTTTGCGTACCCCACCCTGATGGCAGCGGACATCCTGCTGTACCATACCGACCTCGTGCCGGTGGGAGAGGACCAGCGCCAGCACCTGGAACTGACCCGGAACCTGGCCCAGCGGTTCAACACGAAGTTCGGAGCCACCTTCACGGTCCCGGAGGCCACCATCGTGAAGGAACGCGCCAAGATCTACGACCTCCAGAATCCCAGCGCCAAAATGTCCAAGACCGGGGAATCGCCCAACGGGGCCATCCAACTGCTCGAGGACCCCAAAGTTGCGGCCAAGCGCATTAAGTCCGCCGTGACCGATGCCGGCACCGAAATCCGGTTCGACCAGGAGGGAAAGCCAGGTATCTCGAACCTGCTGACCATCTATTCCTCCCTCACCGGCAAGTCCGTGGCGGAGCTCGAAGCCGAGTACCAGGGCAAGATGTACGGCCACCTCAAAGTTGACCTGGCCGAGGTGGTGGTCGAGTTCGTCACGCCGCTGCGCGACCGCACCAACGAGCTGATGGCAGACCCCGCGGAACTTGACCGGCTGCTGGCCCACGGCGCCGAGCGGGCCAGGGAAATCGCATCCGTTACCCTTGGCCAGGTGTATGAGCGCATGGGCTTCCTTCCGTCCTTCTCCCTCGCAGGAGTCCGCTAGCGCCATGCCAGCCAGCAAAGTCACCGCAAGGGAAGGCTCCCGCTCCACTCAGGCAGCGGGAAGGCCCGGTAACCCCCAAGGCGACCCAGCGGAGGACACCGGTGCGGCCGGACATGGGCCATCGCGGACGGAAGACATCAGCGTAGGGGTCATCCTGGGCTTCCCGCCCGAGGTGGCTGAGGAGCTGCAGCGCTGGCGGGCATCCTTCGGGGATCCCCTTGCCGACGTGGTCCCGGCACACATCACCCTGGTGACCACCACGCCTACCCGGAACTGGGAAGCCACGCGGAAGCACGTGCGGGACGTGGCCCGCCGGCAAAGCCCCTTTATGGTCACCATCGCCGGCACCGGAACGTTCCGCCCGGTCTCGCCGGTAGTCTTCATCACCGTGGAGGAAGGCTTCGAGGCCTGCGTGGACCTGCACGAAAAGCTGCAGCAGGGCCCCCTCCAGCGGGAACTGCCCTTCGCCTACCACCCGCACGTCACGATCGCCCACGACGTCGCCCCGGAAAGCCTCGACGAAGCTGAAACGGTATTGAAAAACTACAGAGCCACCTTTCCCGTGGTTAGCATGGGACTCTACGAGCACGATGCGGACGGCATCTGGCAGCTACGGGAAGAGCTGGACTTTGGGACCGAAACTGACAACGACGCCGGCACCCGATTCACGGACGCCGCCCCGGACACAGCAGCCGAAGCAGGCTGAACAACAGCCACTTCCCACTGAACAGGCCCGGTTAAAGCTTGCCGTCATCCAGAAACGGATGCAGTGGGGCAAAGCCCGCAGGGCAGGCGGGGGTCCATTCGCAGCCGCCATCGCCATGCTCCAGTGGCTTCTGGCGCGCCTGAACGTCTTCCGTCCCATGCGCGCCTTTCGGCATTACAACCTCCAGCATGGCCCCCTGATGAGTGCCGGCATCGGCTTCAACATGTTCTTCTCCGTCACAGGTCTGCTCGCGACCGGGTTCTCCGTCGCAGGCCTGGTCCTGCGGGGGCAGCCCACGCTGCTGGACACGATCATCAGCAGCGTGGCCTCAAGCGCGCCCGGTCTCCTGAAGGTGAACGGCGGCGACGGCCTGGTTGACCCGGAGGAGCTGCTGAATCCGGATGGGCTCGGCTGGACGGCAGCCATTGCGGCCGCAGTGACTGTTTTTACCTCGCTGCGTTGGATTGCCAGCCTGAGGGACGGGCTGCGCGGCGTTATGGAACTGCCGCCGCCGCTGCTCAACCCCATCCTCCTGAAGCTGCGGGATGCGGGCATCCTGTTGCTCCTGGGTGTGGCGCTGGTGATCAGCGCCGGCGCTTCCCTGGTCTTCGGGACGGCGGCAGGCTGGGTCTCGGAGTTCCTGCAACTGGATAAGGTCCTGGCCGGCCCGCTGACCACGTCCATCAAGATCGGGGTGCCCCTGGTGCTGAACTGGGTTACGGCACTGATCATGTTCCGGTTGGCCGGGGGCCTGAAATTGTCCCGCAGGGCCCTGCTGGAGGGCACCATCCTGGCGGCTTTGGGCTCTACGGTACTGCAAATCTTCAGTACGGAACTGCTGGCCGGGGCAAGCCGTAACCCGCTCCTGGCGCCGTTCGCCATCATCATCGGACTGCTGATCTGGTTCAACCTCGTCAGCCAGGTCTACCTCGTCTCAGCCGGCTGGGCGGCCGTCCGGGAGGCCGACTTGCGGAGCGCCGCCTCGGGACATGACAAAGGGACCTGGGGCGCCCGCCAAGTACAGCCGGGAAAGGTGCCAGTCCAGCCGGGCAAGGCCCCGGTCTACAAGGAAAACGGTGCTACTGGCCGGCGCCGGGGTATTGGCCGGTTCCGGCAGCGATAGTCCGGACCTGCCCGTCCGCCTGGACCTTACGGCGCAGCCACCAGCCCTTCCCACACGACGGTCCAACCGGGCGGGAAACCGGGGGCATTCCGGTCCGGTCCGTTGTCCCACCCGGCGGCCATGAGTGCGACGGCGGCGAGGAGCCCGCCGTTGCCGGGCAGATACAGAGGCAGTGAGTCCGTCTGGCGGTTGTGTCCGTTGGGTAGCACGGTGTTCTTCCCCGCGCCCATCAGGAGTGCGTTAACGGCAGCCTCCGGGTCGTCGAGGCGGGCCGCAGTCATGGCCATCACGGGATAGTCCCAGCCCCACGTGGTGTCCCAGTCCCAGTCAGCAAGCACGTCCGCCAGTGTTGCCCTCATGATCTCCCTGTCGATCAGGTCAGTCTCCGGCAGCACACCGAGCGCGCAAAGCATCGAGGGATGATCCGTCCGAATGGTGAAGGGTTCCACGTCGATGGCAGCGTAGACGCCATCGATCATCCTCGGCTTCACCAGGCCCTCGGCCACTTCGCGCCACGCCTGGACGGGCTCGAGTCCCAACCGCTCCCGCCAGGCAGCTGCGACCCGAAGGGCCCACTGCCAATACGCGAGCTCGAAGGTGGGGTTCGTGACGGCGCCTCGAATGCTGCCGTAGCTCTCCTGGGCAGGAATCAAAGGTGGTCCCAGCTCAAATCCCCGCGAGGTTCGATGTGCGAAGCTGGCCATAAACGCGGCCGTTTCGAATACGATCTCCGCGAACTCCTCCAGCACTTCAGGGCCAGGGCTGGCGCGGTACGCCAGCTCGGCCAGGTGGATGGGGTGCGGCTGCTGCCAGATGAGGAATGTCCCGATGGGGCTGGGGCTCTCCCTGCCGTCAGGGCCTACCTGCTTGGGCCAGCGGACGCCATCGAAACCCTGCTCCCTGGCAGTTGCCCTCGACCGTTCCAACACTGTGGAGTACCACTTCAACGAGGGCAGCAGGAGTTCCGCCCGGTTCCAGTGGGCAAAATGGGCGGCATGCCACCAGTGCATTTCCAGATGGAAGCGGCCCCGCCAGGAATTGCATACCAGGCCGGTTTCCTGCGGGGGCAATGAGCCTGAGCAGTTGACCGCGGTCAGGTACTGCGACAGGACGATCCGGCGCTCCAGCTCCTTCGCCCGGGGATCGTCCGTCGCATCGAGTTCGATGGCACCGCCTGAGGACCAGAACCGGGGCCAATACCTGGCGGAGGCGGCGGCAACGGCACTGCCCGCGGAAAGGGCGCTACCCTCTGGAAGCACGACGGCGGTTCGGGCCTCTGTGCCCTCGCCTGGCCGGGCTGCCGCGCCTGTTAGCTTTCTGCCAGCCGGTGCAGCACAGTCGCCGTCTGCGGCGGGAATGAAAGCAATCGTCATGTCAATGACGGCCGGGCTGTCCTGGCCAGCTGCCGGGGGAGAGACCCGAAGGTGGTGCTGCCCTGTCTGTTCGACGGCAAGTTTTTTGCCCGTGATCACCACCTGGTAGCGGGAGTTGTCCAACTCGCGCTGGACAGCCCAGCTGGTGGAGCCGGCGTGAGCCGCGGAAGGCGCAGCCTCCTTGAGCGTGGTGGTGTGGGAGCCGGGGCTGTGCCAATCGGCAGCATCGTGCCAGGCCTCCGAGCCGTAGGGAAAATCGATGCCAATCACCAGACCGTCACCGAGAGCGGATGACTCCACGCGAAGGCCGAGCTCGTCGCGGTGGGGGTGGCACGCCGTCGTGACGCTGACCGGGTGGCCGCCCAGCGTGAAGGTGCTCGTTACCAGTCCCGTCCACAGGTCCAGGGTCTGCTCGGCGCCGGAAATGTCGGCTTCGGTGATCCCGCGCTCCACGCCGGCCTCCACCAGCCGGAATCCGATGCGTCCCAGATCCAGGCGGTGGGGGTTGGCCCGCAGCCACGTCTCGGCCCGGGAGGCGTCGGTCTCGCGGTCATTGACGATATCGCCCACCATGTCAACGTATGGAACGGGCCCTCGCGGTGAGTCGTAGACGACGGTGGAGCCGGTGAGTTCGTATGGCTGCGCGGGCGGTATGGCGTGCCATCCCCATTGCGCCTGGGTACCAAGAAGCGTTCCCGGCGGCAGTTCGTCCCTGGCACCAACCGGGTAGGCCCTGGGAAAGGACTGGAGGCCGGTGAGGTCCATGGTGAAGGCGAACTCGCCGTTTCCCACGGAGACAGGGCTTCGGGGGTCGAGTGTGCGTTGGCAGACGTTGTGGCGCCGGACGAGCGCTTTCCTTTTGATGGTTCCGCTGCGGGCGGACCCTGGGGAGGGACGGTCCGAACGTGGGGTGGTGGTCTGGCTGTGCACTATGCACGCCCTCCTGACATTTTTCCGGTGAACATGTTGTCGGCTGCAAGATCAAGGACTATGGTGTCCTCCAGTTCCCGCAGCGGATAGAAGGCTGCCCGTTCATGGGGGCTGTTGTTTGGCTGATGCAGGGTCAGGAAAAGCCGGCCGTCCAGGGTGCGGGCGATCATGCCATGACCGCCATCCGTGCTCCACAGCGGCTCGGGTTCCTGGGTCCAGGGCCCGAGCACCGTTCCTGATTCGCTGCGCGCGATTCCCATGGCATACCCGTGATCGCCAAAACTTGACCACAACAAGACCAGTTTGCCGCTGCTGAGCCTGAACAGATAGGGCCCGTCGGTGACGTAGACGGGAAAGTCCAGGTCCCTGGTTGACGGAACGGACAATGGCCGCGCCCACGCTGCCTCCGACGCATTGAACAGGAAGAGAGGTGTTCCTACGGCGCTGCGCAGGTCCGGACTGAGGCGCTGGGCCATCATGGCGCCGTCGTGCACTTGCTTCCATTCATGGCAGAAGACCATCCAGGGCGTCCTCTCGGCGTCCACGTGAAGGGTCCCGTCCAGGCACTGCCAGTTCGATGGGGTGACCGGGCCGCTGCTCCACGGTGTATAGGGTCCCTCCGGCCGGTCGGCGGAGAGTACCTGGGTTCCACGGAAACGGCCCGGGGCTGTGAAGGTGGCGAACATAAAATACCGCCCCTCGAAGAGGTGCACTTCGGGCGCCCAGTATTGCTCCTGGCTCCAGAAGCCTGCTGACGGCCGGAAAGCGGGCAGTGGTCCCTCCCAGCGGACCAGGTCCGGGCTGCGGTAGCAGTCAAATCCTGTGGCGGGCCCAGACCAGGTGTTCTTGTCGGTGCTTCCGAACAGCAGGTATTCACCGGAATCCGGAAGCGTCAGGACAAAGGGGTCCCGGATCTGGATATCACCAAGTGGCAGGTTCATGATGTCCGTTCTGTCGTGCGCCGGGGTTCCGGTATTTGGCTCGGCGGGGCTGTTGACCTTCGCCGCAAGGCCTTGATACGTTTCAGGAACCGTTTTCTCACGTTGGAAAGAAGCTTACACAATGGCGCGTAAAGTGTTCCAGAACTTCCGCAAGACCATCGCTGTCCTTACTGCGGTGAGCACACTTGGGCTCACCGCCGCATGTTCCAGCCCCTCGTCCAGCGAGCCAGCGGAAGGCCCCGTTGAAATCCGCTTCTCCTGGTGGGGAAACGCGGGGCGCGCTGAGCTGACCAACAAGGCCATCGCCGAATTCGAGGCCGCCAACCCCAACATCAAGGTCAAGCCCGAATACGGTGACATCAGCGGGTACTTCGACAAACTGGCCACGCAGGTAGCGGCCAACGATGCTCCTGATGTCATCACCATGGGCGGGGCTTACCCTGCCGAATATGCCAACCGCGGCGCACTGCTGGATCTCTCCAAGGTCAGTGGCTCGCTGGACCTGACAAAGACGGACCAGGGTGCGCTGGAAAACGGCCAGGTCCAAGGCAAGCAGTACGGCGTGTCCACCGGAGCCAATGCACTCTCAATCGTCGTAAACCCCGCGGTCTTCGAGGCAGCGGGCGTTGCAGTCCCGGATGACAGCAAGTGGAGTTGGGAGGACTTCGCGAGGATCGCCGCAGAGGTGACGGACAAGAGTCCCCAAGGCACCTATGGAACGGCAACGGTCCTCACCCATGATTCCCTGGACGCATTCGCCCGGCAGCAGGGCGAGTCGCTGTATACCCAGGACGGCCAGCTCGGCCTGGGCCAGGAAACGGTACAGGATTACTTCGACTACTCGTTGAAGCTGAGCGGGTCGGGAGCGGCACCAAGCGCCTCCGAGACCGTGGAGAAACTGAACGTGAGTACTGAGCAAACCCTGATGGGTATGGGCAAGGCAGCCATGATGCTCACCTGGAGCAACTCACTGTCCGCCCTCAGCAAGGCTTCGGGCGCTGAGCTGAAGCTGCTCAAGCTGCCCGGCGAAACGCCCACTCCGGGAATCTGGCTGCAGTCCTCACAGTTCTACACCATCTCGGCCAGGAGCAAGCACACCGATGCTGCAGCCAAGCTGGTCAGCTTCCTGGTGAACAATGAGGCCGCCGCCAAGATCATCCAGAGTGACCGCGGAGTCCCCAGCAACTCCGACATGCGGAACGCGGTCAAGGATCTGCTGACGCCGCAGGGCAAAGTGGAGGCCTCGTACATCGACCAGATCGGCAAGATGGACTTCGCCCCAACGTTCATCGGGCCTACGGGATCAACAGCGGTCTCCGAGATCACTGCGCGCATCAACACAGAAGTCCTCTTCAAGCGGCTGACGCCTGAGAAGGCAGCGGAGCAGTGGATCAGCGAAAGCAAGGCCGCCATCGGCAAATAGCCAGGTACCAGTAGCCTGTCGGCCGCTGCCCGCTGACAGGCTACTCGGCCGCGTCGAGGTACTGGTCAGCCCAGGCAGCGATGATCCGGCCAGCCCGTGCCGCCTGGCCCTTGCCGGTCAGGAGATGGTCGCTGCCTTCGAGGGAGACGAAGTTCCGCGGATGCCGGGCGGTCTGGAAAATGGTGCTGGCATTTTCGATTCCCACGGTGTTGTCCGTGGGGGAGTGAAGCACCATCAGCGGCTTGTGCAGCTGTTTGATGCAGTCTGTCAGGTCGGCGTTTTCCAGATCCTCAACAAAATGCTTCCGGATCTCCACCCGCTTCCCGCCCAGATCCACCTCCGCGCTGCCTTCGCTCAGGATCTTGTCCAGGGCGGCATCGAAGACATGTGCCACGTGCTTGGGTGAGAAAGGCGCACCAACGGTGGCGACGGCGTCGAGCTCGGGGATCTCCCGCGCGGCCGCGAGCACGGCTGCACCGCCGAAGGAATGGCCCACCAGCAGCGAAATCTGTTTCCCTTCGCCGCGCATGAACTCGGCGGCCTTCACGGTGTCCGCCACCTTGTGGCTGAAGGAACCCGCGGACCACTCGCCGGCGGAGCCGCCCAGGCCCAGGTTGTCGAACCGGAGCATACCCACGCCGCTGTCCGCCAGCGCCTTGCACATCCTCGACGCGGAGGGCGCGTCCTTGCCCAGCGTGAACCCGTGGGAGAAGACTCCCCAGCCCTTGACCGGGCCTTCCGGAATGTCGATGATGCCGGAGAGCATCTCGCCGGTGGAACCGGCAAAGGAGACTTTTTCAGAGCGGGACACAACGTCCCCTTTCTTATCTGTTCCTGGTTAAACTCGGGGCCCGGTGGTTGAGCTTGTCGAAACCGGGATTTCGACAAGCTCAATCACCGGTGCTGTGAAACAACGACGGCGCCAATCCCCCTGAAGTGGGGACGGCGCCGTCGTTCGCTTGATCCTTTGTCAGATCTTGCGGGAGAGGATGGCCTGCTTGACCTCTTGGATAGCCTGGGTCACCTGGATGCCGCGGGGGCATGCTTCGGAGCAGTTGAAGGTGGTGCGGCAGCGCCACACACCTTCCTTGTCGTTGAGGATCTCCAGGCGCATGTCGCCGGCGTCATCACGTGAATCGAAGATGAAGCGGTGCGCGTTGACGATCGCCGCCGGTCCGAAGTACTGGCCGTCGGTCCAGAACACGGGGCAGGAGGATGTGCAGGCAGCGCACAGGATGCACTTGGTGGTGTCATCAAAGCGCTCACGGTCCTCGGCGGACTGCAGGCGTTCCCGGGTGGGCTCGTGGCCCTTGTTGATGAGGAACGGCATCACTTCGCGGTAGGACTGGAAGAACGGTTCCATGTCCACGATGAGGTCCTTCTCCACCGGCAGGCCCTTGATGGGTTCCACCGTGATGGGCTTGGACGTGTCCAGGTCCTTCAGGAGGGTCTTGCAGGCAAGGCGATTGCGGCCGTTGATGCGCATGGCATCGGACCCGCAGACGCCGTGGGCGCAGGAGCGGCGGAAGGAGAGGCTGCCGTCGATTTCCCACTTGACCTTGTGCAGGGCATCCAGGACACGGTCCGTGCCGTACATGGTCAGGTGGTAGTCGTCCCAGCTAGCCTCGCCGGAAACCTCCGGGTTGTACCGGCGGACGCGCATGTGCACATCGAACGTGGGGATTTCGCCGCCACCGCCGACGCCGGCAGGCAGTTCAATCTTTGAGGCTGGCTCAGCGATTTCAGCGGTCATCTTAGTACTTCCTCACCATCGGCTCGTAGCGGGTAAAGACAACCGGCTTCGTGGCCAGGCGGATGCCGGCAATTGCTTCTGCCGATCCGTCAGCCGGCGCGTGGTCATCCTTGTACGCCATGGAGTGCTTCATGAATTTCTCGTCGTCACGTTCCGGGAAGTCCTCGCGGAAGTGTCCGCCGCGGGATTCCTCACGGTGCAGGGCTGCCACGGTCATCACCTTGGCCAGCTCCAGCAGGAAGCCCAGTTCAACGGCCTCGAGCAGGTCAAGGTTGAAGCGCTTTCCCTTGTCCTGGACGTTGATGCGCTTGTACCGCTCCTCGAAGGAGGCGATGTCGCGCAGGACCTGGTTCAGGGTATCCGCGGTGCGGAACACCTGCATGTTGGCGTCCATGGTGTCCTGCAGTTCCTTGCGGATCTGGGCCACCTTTTCGTCGCCGGTGCCGTTGCGGGCAATGTCGAGCAGTTCGGTGGTGTACGCCAGGGGGTTCTCCGGCAGCTCCACGAACTCGGCGGTCTTGGAATACTCGGCGGCCGCAATACCGGCGCGCTTGCCGAACACATTGATGTCCAGCAACGAGTTGGTGCCCAGGCGGTTGGATCCGTGGACGGAAACGCAGGCCACCTCACCGGCGGCGTAAAGACCGGGGATAACGGTGTCGTTGTCCTGCAGGACCTCGGTGGTGATGTTGGTGGGGATGCCGCCCATGGCGTAGTGCGCCGTGGGGAACACCGGAACCGGCTCCGTGTAGGGCTCCACACCCAGGTAGGTGCGCGCGAACTCGGTGATGTCCGGCAGTTTGGCGTCGATGTGCGCCGGCTCCAGGTGGGTGAGGTCCAGGAGGACGTAGTCCTTGTTCGGGCCGCAGCCGCGGCCTTCGCGGACCTCGTTGGCCATGGAGCGGGCCACGATGTCACGGGGCGCGAGGTCCTTGATGGTGGGGGCGTAACGCTCCATGAAGCGCTCACCCTCGGAGTTGCGCAGGATCGCGCCTTCGCCGCGGGCGGCCTCGGAGAGGAGGATGCCCAGGCCGGCGAGGCCCGTCGGGTGGAACTGGAAGAACTCCATGTCCTCCAGCGGGATTCCGCGGCGGAAGGCGATGCCCATGCCGTCACCGGTGAGGGTGTGGGCGTTGGAAGTGGTCTTGAAGACCTTGCCTGCACCGCCGGAGGCGAACACCACGGACTTTGCCTGGAAGACGTGCAGTTCGCCCGAAGCGAGGTCGTAGGAGACCACGCCGGCCACGCGCTTCTGCTTGTACGGCGTGCCGTCTTCGCGCACTGCGTCCTCTTCGACCGTCAGCAGGTCCAGGACGTAGTACTCGTTGTAGAACTCAACGTTGTGCTTGACGCAGTTTTGGTACAGCGTCTGCAGGATCATGTGGCCGGTGCGGTCCGCGGCGTAGCAGGCGCGGCGGACGGGGGCCTTGCCGTGGTCGCGGGTGTGGCCGCCGAACCGGCGCTGGTCAATCCGGCCTTCGGGCGTGCGGTTGAACGGCAGGCCCATCTTCTCCAGGTCGAGCACGGCGTCGATGGCTTCCTTGGCCATGACCTCTGCGGCATCCTGGTCCACCAGGTAGTCACCGCCCTTGACGGTGTCGAACGTGTGCCACTCCCAGTTGTCTTCCTCGACATTGGCAAGGGCTGCACACATGCCACCCTGCGCCGCACCGGTGTGCGAGCGGGTGGGGTAGAGCTTGGTCAGTACTGCTGTGCGGGCGCGTTGACCGGACTCGATCGCCGCGCGCATGCCAGCGCCACCGGCACCGACGATGACGACGTCGTACTTATGGACCTGCATACCAGACGCTCTTTCTCTCAAAATTCGCAATAAAACAACGGGCGGGCGTTGCCTGCTCCGCAAAACAAGGCCCGCGGTTGTACCCGCGGGCCCGGGATGTTGCCGGTGCTAGGCAGGGCAGAAGCCGCCAGGCAGGGGAACGCCGTTCACCACGGGGCAAGGGTTGAAGGTGAAGATCACCAGGGTGCCCAGGACGATGATGACGACGGTGGCTGAGT
This genomic interval from Arthrobacter sp. SLBN-100 contains the following:
- a CDS encoding alpha/beta hydrolase family protein, which gives rise to MSRSEKVSFAGSTGEMLSGIIDIPEGPVKGWGVFSHGFTLGKDAPSASRMCKALADSGVGMLRFDNLGLGGSAGEWSAGSFSHKVADTVKAAEFMRGEGKQISLLVGHSFGGAAVLAAAREIPELDAVATVGAPFSPKHVAHVFDAALDKILSEGSAEVDLGGKRVEIRKHFVEDLENADLTDCIKQLHKPLMVLHSPTDNTVGIENASTIFQTARHPRNFVSLEGSDHLLTGKGQAARAGRIIAAWADQYLDAAE
- a CDS encoding succinate dehydrogenase iron-sulfur subunit; the encoded protein is MTAEIAEPASKIELPAGVGGGGEIPTFDVHMRVRRYNPEVSGEASWDDYHLTMYGTDRVLDALHKVKWEIDGSLSFRRSCAHGVCGSDAMRINGRNRLACKTLLKDLDTSKPITVEPIKGLPVEKDLIVDMEPFFQSYREVMPFLINKGHEPTRERLQSAEDRERFDDTTKCILCAACTSSCPVFWTDGQYFGPAAIVNAHRFIFDSRDDAGDMRLEILNDKEGVWRCRTTFNCSEACPRGIQVTQAIQEVKQAILSRKI
- the sdhA gene encoding succinate dehydrogenase flavoprotein subunit is translated as MQVHKYDVVIVGAGGAGMRAAIESGQRARTAVLTKLYPTRSHTGAAQGGMCAALANVEEDNWEWHTFDTVKGGDYLVDQDAAEVMAKEAIDAVLDLEKMGLPFNRTPEGRIDQRRFGGHTRDHGKAPVRRACYAADRTGHMILQTLYQNCVKHNVEFYNEYYVLDLLTVEEDAVREDGTPYKQKRVAGVVSYDLASGELHVFQAKSVVFASGGAGKVFKTTSNAHTLTGDGMGIAFRRGIPLEDMEFFQFHPTGLAGLGILLSEAARGEGAILRNSEGERFMERYAPTIKDLAPRDIVARSMANEVREGRGCGPNKDYVLLDLTHLEPAHIDAKLPDITEFARTYLGVEPYTEPVPVFPTAHYAMGGIPTNITTEVLQDNDTVIPGLYAAGEVACVSVHGSNRLGTNSLLDINVFGKRAGIAAAEYSKTAEFVELPENPLAYTTELLDIARNGTGDEKVAQIRKELQDTMDANMQVFRTADTLNQVLRDIASFEERYKRINVQDKGKRFNLDLLEAVELGFLLELAKVMTVAALHREESRGGHFREDFPERDDEKFMKHSMAYKDDHAPADGSAEAIAGIRLATKPVVFTRYEPMVRKY